Proteins found in one Rhinolophus ferrumequinum isolate MPI-CBG mRhiFer1 chromosome 9, mRhiFer1_v1.p, whole genome shotgun sequence genomic segment:
- the MYCBP gene encoding C-Myc-binding protein produces MSSAAQSPPATVSGASDAAAAVTMAHYKAADSKREQFRRYLEKSGVLDTLTKVLVALYEEPEKPNSALDFLKHHLGAATPENPEIELLRLELAEMKEKYEAIVEENKKLKTKLAQYEPPQEEKRAE; encoded by the exons ATGAGCAGTGCTGCTCAGAGCCCGCCAGCCACGGTCTCCGGCGCCAGCGACGCCGCTGCCGCTGTCACTATGGCCCATTACAAA GCCGCCGACTCGAAGCGCGAGCAGTTCCGGAGGTACTTGGAGAAGTCGGGGGTGCTGGACACGCTGACCAAGG TATTGGTAGCCTTATATGAAGAACCAGAGAAACCTAATAGTGCTTTGGA ttttttaaaGCATCACTTAGGAGCTGCTACcccagaaaatccagaaatagagcTGCTTCGCCTAGAATtggcagaaatgaaagagaaatatgaagctattgtagaagaaaataaaaaactgaaaacaaag CTTGCTCAGTATGAACCACCTCAGGAGGAGAAGCGTGCTGAATAG
- the GJA9 gene encoding LOW QUALITY PROTEIN: gap junction alpha-9 protein (The sequence of the model RefSeq protein was modified relative to this genomic sequence to represent the inferred CDS: inserted 3 bases in 2 codons; deleted 2 bases in 1 codon): protein MGDWNFLGGILEEVHIHSTMTGKVWLTILFIFRMLVLGIAAENVWNDEQSGFICNTEQPGCRNVCYDQAFPISLIRYWVLQVVFVSSPSLVYMGHALYGLRXLEKERKREKAQLSGELERVEFEMSGNRRLLEQELYQLEQRKLNKAPLXGTLLCAYVIHILAHSVVEIGFMIGQYLLYGFHLKPLFKCHGHPCPNIIDCFVSKPTEKTIFLLFMQSIATVSLFLNVLEIFHLGFKKIKRELWGQYKLKDEHNEFYVNKSKQNLAKYQSTSANSLKRLSSAPAYNLLVEKQTHAAVYPSLKSSAFQAYPDNHNGNHEKCILEEQETVLSNEMCILSTTCSHIQHISSSTIEDTHKVFGKEVNGNQLRGKKVKLMANNSKRNQYFRGHCSIPGFTVDLNNHMGQSPQTAFSLPANCTVKPTWLRGFATWSPSIEDENWASLPKGKLKGQFREGTIRTLSPLQGDFQPADIPDTPNSSGDLSYGSELVRTCNNPTACPPNHLVLLTNNLISRQAPTDLQI from the exons ATGGGGGACTGGAATTTCCTTGGAGGCATTCTGGAAGAAGTTCACATCCACTCCACCATGACTGGAAAGGTCTGGCTCACCATCCTGTTCATATTTCGAATGCTTGTTCTGGGTATAGCAGCTGAAAATGTCTGGAATGATGAGCAGTCCGGATTCATCTGTAATACAGAACAACCTGGATGCAGAAATGTATGCTATGATCAGGCCTTTCCTATCTCCCTCATTAGATACTGGGTTCTGCAGGTGGTATTTGTGTCTTCACCCTCCCTGGTCTACATGGGTCATGCTTTGTACGGACTGA CtctggagaaagagaggaagagggagaaagctCAACTGAGCGGAGAACTGGAGAGGGTAGAGTTTGAAATGTCTGGAAATCGGAGGTTATTAGAGCAAGAACTTTATCAGCTGGAGCAAAGGAAACTAAATAAAGCTCCACT GGGAACCTTGCTTTGCGCTTATGTGATACACATTTTAGCTCACTCAGTAGTTGAAATTGGGTTCATGATTGGACAGTATCTTTTATATGGATTTCATTTAAAGCCTCTATTTAAATGCCATGGCCACCCATGTCCAAATATAATTGATTGCTTTGTCTCAAAACCAACAGAAAAGACAATATTCCTATTATTTATGCAATCCATAGCCACtgtttcacttttcttaaatGTTCTAGAAATTTTCCATCTaggctttaaaaagattaaaagagagcTTTGGGGACAATATAAATTGAAGGATGAGCATAATGAATTCTATGTGAATAAGTCAAAGCAAAATCTTGCCAAATATCAGAGCACATCTGCAAATTCACTGAAGCGACTGTCTTCTGCACCTGCTTATAATCTGTTAGTGGAAAAGCAAACACACGCAGCAGTGTACCCGAGTTTAAAGTCATCTGCATTTCAGGCATATCCTGACAATCACAATGGAAATCATGAGAAATGCATTCTGGAAGAACAGGAAACTGTGCTTTCTAATGAGATGTGCATACTTAGTACTACCTGTAGTCATATTCAACACATCAGCTCAAGTACTATTGAAGACACTCATAAAGTATTTGGAAAAGAAGTTAATGGTAACcagttaaggggaaaaaaagtgaaattgatggcaaacaacagcaaaaggaaccaGTACTTTAGAGGTCACTGTTCTATTCCAGGTTTTACTGTAGATCTGAACAACCACATGGGGCAGTCACCCCAAACAGCTTTCTCCCTGCCAGCTAACTGCACTGTGAAACCGACGTGGCTTCGTGGCTTT GCTACATGGAGTCCCTCTATAGAAGATGAAAACTGGGCGTCACTTCCTAAAGGTAAACTCAAGGGCCAGTTCAGAGAGGGCACAATCAGAACACTTTCTCCTTTACAAGGAGATTTTCAACCAGCTGACATTCCAGACACTCCTAATTCTTCGGGAGACTTGTCCTATGGATCTGAGTTGGTCAGAACCTGCAATAATCCTACCGCTTGTCCACCAAATCATTTAGTGTTATTGACAAACAACCTCATTAGTAGGCAGGCTCCCACTGACCTTCAGATCTGA